A DNA window from Acidobacteriota bacterium contains the following coding sequences:
- a CDS encoding DUF1552 domain-containing protein — protein sequence MMFVTKKAIPRRTVLRGIGATLALPLLDGMVPALTALGRSAAKPALRFGAVYVPNGMVMQNWTPATAGAGFELTPILQPLAPFRDRLTVLSGLETPRGTGRGPHARASTWFLTAEMPDRPEAWNRKAVLSLDQRLADELRQHTPLASLEIGLEGANFAGSCSGDLSCSFSYTVSWRSASTPLPMEHNPRAVFERLFGDTESTDPAVRRARMREQRSILDAVSEDVARLSRRLGPSDRVKVGAYLDAVRDVERRIELAGRQDDEDAPTATRPLGVPASFAEHAALMYDLQLLAYQSDRTRVITFMIGHELSGRTYPEAGVFEAHHPLSHHKNIPETLAKLTKIQTYHMSLFASFLEKLRSTPDGDGSLLDHVTIVYGAGFSDSNAHSPRNLPILLAGGGGGQIKGGQHLVYPDGAPLANLHVALLDKFGMPVERVSNSTGGLPRISAGPRRERLVGV from the coding sequence ATGATGTTCGTTACCAAGAAGGCGATCCCTCGGCGAACGGTCCTGCGGGGCATCGGCGCCACCCTGGCCCTGCCGTTGCTGGACGGCATGGTGCCGGCGCTGACCGCGCTGGGCAGATCGGCGGCGAAACCGGCGCTGCGGTTCGGCGCCGTCTACGTGCCGAACGGCATGGTGATGCAGAACTGGACGCCGGCGACCGCGGGGGCCGGCTTCGAGCTCACACCGATTCTGCAGCCGCTGGCGCCGTTTCGCGACCGGCTGACCGTGCTGTCGGGGCTCGAGACGCCGCGGGGAACGGGCCGCGGGCCGCATGCCCGCGCCTCGACCTGGTTCCTGACGGCCGAGATGCCGGACCGGCCGGAGGCCTGGAACCGGAAGGCGGTCCTCTCGCTGGATCAGCGGCTGGCGGACGAGCTGCGGCAGCACACCCCGCTGGCATCGCTCGAGATCGGCCTGGAGGGCGCCAACTTCGCGGGCTCGTGCAGCGGCGACCTCAGTTGCTCGTTCTCGTACACGGTCTCGTGGCGCAGCGCGTCGACCCCGCTGCCCATGGAGCACAATCCGCGGGCGGTCTTCGAACGGTTGTTCGGCGACACCGAGAGCACGGATCCGGCAGTGCGCCGGGCCCGCATGCGCGAGCAGCGCAGCATTCTCGACGCGGTGAGCGAGGACGTGGCGCGGCTGTCGCGGCGCCTCGGTCCGAGCGACCGCGTCAAGGTCGGCGCGTACCTCGATGCGGTCCGCGACGTCGAGCGGCGCATCGAGCTGGCGGGGCGGCAGGACGACGAGGATGCGCCGACGGCGACGCGGCCGCTGGGCGTCCCGGCGAGCTTCGCCGAGCACGCGGCGCTGATGTACGACCTGCAGTTGCTGGCCTACCAGTCGGACCGGACGCGGGTCATCACCTTCATGATCGGCCACGAGCTGAGCGGCCGGACCTACCCGGAAGCCGGGGTGTTCGAGGCGCATCATCCGCTCTCGCATCACAAGAACATCCCGGAGACGCTGGCAAAGCTGACGAAGATCCAGACCTATCACATGTCGCTGTTCGCGTCGTTCCTCGAGAAGTTGCGATCGACGCCGGACGGTGACGGGTCGTTGCTCGACCACGTCACGATCGTCTACGGCGCCGGGTTCAGCGACAGCAACGCCCATTCGCCGCGGAACCTGCCGATCCTTCTGGCGGGCGGCGGAGGCGGGCAGATCAAGGGCGGCCAACACCTCGTGTATCCGGACGGTGCGCCGCTGGCGAACCTGCACGTCGCGCTGCTGGACAAGTTCGGCATGCCGGTGGAGCGGGTGAGCAACAGCACCGGCGGGCTGCCGCGGATCTCTGCCGGGCCAAGACGCGAGCGCCTGGTCGGGGTCTGA
- a CDS encoding DUF1592 domain-containing protein codes for MREEATMTWRLTVWTAGLLVLIGTGAYAQAAGPQLPPSRAPAESAAPHATFLGRYCLACHNERLLARGTVPVSFEELTVADVGAGAEVWEKVVRKLHARAMPPAGRPRPDEETYDGFVTWLETELDRAAAARPDPGRPAVRRLTSAEYINAIRDLLALEVDEETLLFPADDVDEQGFATNADVLSVSPALFERYLVAANRISRLAVGDPTIGPGFAPATYSTPRLLYQDDRMSEDLPFGSRGGMAIRYHFPLDGQYEVRIRLRRQIYDYIIGMGKPQQLDVRLDGALVKRFTIGDADRKGYPSAYTFFGTIRGDPEWEDYLSGGADAGLVVRFPAQAGTRVLGVTFANVRSEPTGILERRLSGFSLSGEGFYYGNAAVERVDLTGPYDATGPGDTPSRRRIFTCRPTSGADDEPCARQILSALARRAYRRPVTEDEVTRLLTFYTSNRDEHGFEGAMQKALERLLVAPDFLFRVEADPVDIADGTAYPLSDLELASRLSFFLWSSIPDEQLLTVAEEGRLHEPAVLKRQVRRMLADPRSTALVDNFASQWLQLDRLGGVQPDFEVFFEFDENLRADMEQETKLFLRSQLREDRSLMELLTADYTFVNQRLARHYGIPGVYGERFRRVTVDGGGRAGLLGHASLLTLTAYPTRTSPVLRGKWLLDNILGMPPAPPPPDVPSLEEDLRGRAALSIREQMEQHRANPACAACHRMMDPPGFALENFDAIGRWRTTSEAGTPIDASGTLVDGSVVEGAASLRDALLRNEVSVMRTVTEKLLTYALGRGVEYTDQPAIRRIVAAAADDDYRWSSIILELVESMPFQMRRSES; via the coding sequence ATGCGAGAGGAGGCTACGATGACGTGGCGCCTCACCGTATGGACTGCGGGGTTGCTGGTCCTCATCGGGACCGGCGCCTACGCGCAAGCCGCCGGTCCTCAGCTCCCACCTTCCCGGGCGCCGGCGGAGTCGGCGGCTCCCCACGCCACGTTCCTCGGCCGGTACTGTCTCGCCTGCCACAACGAGAGGCTGCTCGCGCGGGGCACGGTGCCGGTGTCCTTCGAGGAGCTCACCGTGGCGGACGTGGGTGCGGGCGCCGAGGTCTGGGAGAAGGTGGTCCGCAAGCTGCACGCCCGGGCGATGCCGCCCGCGGGCCGGCCGCGACCTGACGAGGAAACCTACGACGGTTTCGTCACGTGGCTGGAAACCGAGCTGGACCGCGCGGCGGCGGCCAGGCCCGATCCGGGCCGACCCGCCGTTAGGCGGCTGACCAGCGCCGAATACATCAACGCGATCCGCGATCTGCTGGCGCTCGAAGTCGACGAGGAAACGCTGCTCTTTCCCGCCGACGACGTGGACGAGCAGGGTTTTGCGACCAACGCCGACGTGCTGTCGGTGTCGCCGGCGCTGTTCGAGCGCTACCTCGTGGCAGCCAATCGGATCAGTCGTCTGGCCGTGGGCGACCCGACGATCGGGCCCGGATTCGCCCCGGCCACGTACAGCACGCCCCGGTTGTTGTACCAGGACGACCGCATGAGCGAAGACCTGCCGTTCGGGTCGCGAGGGGGAATGGCCATCCGCTACCACTTCCCGCTCGATGGCCAGTACGAGGTCCGGATCCGCCTGCGTCGCCAGATCTACGACTACATCATCGGGATGGGCAAGCCGCAGCAGCTCGACGTCCGCCTCGACGGCGCGCTGGTCAAGCGCTTCACGATCGGGGATGCGGACCGGAAAGGCTATCCGTCGGCCTACACGTTCTTCGGCACCATCCGCGGCGACCCCGAATGGGAGGACTACCTGTCAGGCGGCGCGGACGCGGGCCTGGTGGTTCGCTTCCCGGCGCAGGCGGGGACGCGTGTGCTGGGCGTGACCTTCGCCAACGTCCGCTCGGAGCCGACGGGAATCCTCGAACGGCGCCTGTCGGGCTTCTCGCTCAGCGGCGAGGGCTTCTACTACGGCAACGCGGCGGTCGAGCGCGTGGATCTGACCGGCCCGTACGACGCAACGGGGCCCGGCGACACGCCGAGCCGGCGACGGATCTTCACGTGCCGCCCAACGAGCGGAGCGGACGACGAGCCCTGCGCGAGGCAGATTCTGTCCGCGCTCGCGCGGCGGGCCTATCGGCGCCCGGTGACGGAGGACGAGGTCACGAGGCTGCTGACCTTCTACACGTCCAACCGCGATGAACACGGTTTCGAAGGGGCCATGCAGAAGGCGCTCGAGCGCCTGCTGGTCGCACCCGATTTCCTGTTCCGGGTAGAGGCCGACCCGGTGGACATCGCGGACGGGACGGCCTATCCCCTCAGCGACCTGGAGCTGGCCTCCCGGTTGTCGTTCTTCCTGTGGAGCAGCATTCCCGACGAGCAGTTGCTCACCGTGGCCGAGGAGGGTCGACTCCATGAACCGGCCGTGCTCAAGCGGCAGGTGCGCCGCATGCTGGCCGACCCTCGCTCGACGGCGCTCGTCGACAACTTCGCGAGTCAGTGGCTGCAATTGGACCGCCTGGGCGGCGTGCAGCCGGACTTCGAGGTGTTCTTCGAGTTCGACGAGAACCTCCGGGCGGACATGGAGCAGGAAACGAAGCTGTTCCTGCGAAGCCAACTGCGCGAAGACCGCAGCCTGATGGAACTGCTGACCGCCGACTACACGTTCGTGAACCAGCGCCTGGCGCGCCACTACGGCATTCCGGGCGTGTACGGCGAGCGGTTCCGGCGCGTGACGGTCGACGGCGGCGGTCGAGCGGGTCTGCTGGGACACGCCAGTCTGCTGACGCTCACCGCCTATCCCACCCGGACCTCCCCGGTCCTCCGGGGCAAGTGGCTGCTCGACAACATCCTGGGCATGCCGCCGGCGCCGCCGCCTCCCGACGTGCCGTCCCTGGAGGAGGACCTCCGCGGGCGTGCGGCACTGTCGATCCGAGAGCAGATGGAACAGCACCGGGCGAATCCGGCGTGCGCGGCGTGCCATCGGATGATGGACCCGCCGGGCTTCGCGCTCGAGAACTTCGACGCGATCGGGCGCTGGCGGACCACGAGCGAGGCCGGCACGCCCATCGACGCGTCGGGCACGCTCGTCGACGGGAGCGTCGTGGAAGGGGCCGCGAGCTTGCGGGACGCGTTGTTGCGCAACGAAGTCAGCGTGATGCGAACCGTCACGGAGAAGCTGCTGACGTACGCGCTTGGGCGCGGCGTCGAATACACCGATCAGCCGGCCATCCGGCGGATCGTCGCGGCGGCGGCGGACGACGACTACCGCTGGTCGTCCATCATTCTCGAGCTCGTCGAGAGCATGCCGTTCCAGATGAGGAGGTCGGAGTCATGA
- a CDS encoding MmgE/PrpD family protein: MKAGLTRRSLLQSAFAAGGLLGIGAASPIAVSARRAQRSGASRTDPAASLSRQFARWVVDLRYEDLPPEVVDRAKGLTLHNLASALLGSQLPAGRDAIELVTAEEAGVPNGVTVMVNGMTATKAGAVFANAELMLAGGKWDTFRMLTHPGTCIIPCAFAAAETEEASGRDYIVGMVAGYEVMQRMAADFIPTLMARGFHAGPVFGIFGAAVAAAKVMRLSEDELTNAIGLCANLAGGNLESRGLRESAAARNAMLAVALARQGRQAGEAALEGDAGFYHAYAGNNRGDLTYSFVGDTRTSLDALTAGLGEEWLFLETLYRIYSTAGYNIAHVDVTAQLCEEHDIRYEDVDRVEAVVNWLETQYPSPAFPVRREDLGEATVGSTRYHTAYGVVRRGLPVLPGAPDPPEVLDLMTRVTIIPSHEMTLFGPRITIFTKDGRSYTKQATGREFIWDFDEEVRRIGDVVPGIPISAAQFEEIVATCRDLDRADRADRLVRLTVP, encoded by the coding sequence ATGAAAGCTGGACTGACTCGGCGGAGCCTGTTGCAGAGCGCGTTCGCGGCCGGCGGCTTGCTCGGGATCGGGGCCGCGTCGCCGATCGCCGTGAGCGCGCGGCGGGCGCAGCGGAGCGGCGCATCCCGAACCGACCCGGCCGCATCCCTCAGCCGCCAGTTCGCCCGGTGGGTCGTCGACCTGCGGTACGAGGATCTCCCGCCGGAGGTGGTCGACCGCGCCAAGGGGCTCACGCTTCACAACCTCGCGTCGGCCCTGCTCGGCTCGCAGCTACCCGCGGGCCGCGACGCCATCGAGCTCGTCACCGCGGAAGAAGCCGGGGTCCCCAACGGCGTCACCGTCATGGTGAACGGTATGACCGCCACCAAGGCGGGCGCCGTCTTCGCCAACGCGGAGCTGATGCTGGCCGGGGGGAAGTGGGACACGTTCCGGATGCTCACGCATCCCGGCACGTGCATCATCCCGTGTGCCTTCGCCGCCGCGGAGACCGAGGAGGCCTCCGGTCGGGACTATATCGTCGGCATGGTCGCGGGCTACGAGGTCATGCAGCGGATGGCCGCCGATTTCATTCCGACGCTGATGGCGCGCGGCTTCCACGCCGGTCCGGTGTTCGGCATCTTCGGTGCCGCCGTCGCGGCCGCCAAGGTCATGCGCCTGAGCGAGGACGAGCTGACGAACGCCATCGGGCTCTGCGCGAACCTGGCGGGCGGCAATCTCGAGAGCCGCGGCCTGCGGGAGAGCGCCGCGGCGCGCAATGCCATGCTCGCGGTGGCGCTGGCGCGGCAGGGCCGCCAGGCGGGCGAGGCCGCCCTGGAGGGCGACGCCGGCTTCTACCATGCGTATGCCGGCAACAACCGTGGCGATCTCACCTACAGCTTCGTCGGCGACACCCGCACGAGCCTGGATGCGCTCACCGCCGGGCTGGGCGAGGAGTGGCTGTTCCTGGAGACGCTCTACCGCATCTATTCCACGGCCGGTTACAACATCGCCCACGTCGACGTCACGGCGCAGCTCTGCGAGGAGCACGACATCCGCTACGAGGACGTCGACCGGGTCGAGGCGGTGGTGAACTGGCTGGAGACGCAGTACCCCAGCCCCGCCTTTCCCGTCCGGCGAGAGGACCTCGGGGAGGCGACGGTGGGCAGCACGCGCTACCACACGGCGTATGGGGTCGTGCGGCGCGGTCTGCCGGTGCTGCCGGGGGCGCCGGACCCGCCGGAGGTGCTCGACCTGATGACGCGGGTCACGATCATCCCGTCCCACGAGATGACGCTGTTCGGCCCGCGGATCACCATCTTCACGAAGGACGGGCGCAGCTACACGAAGCAGGCCACCGGACGCGAGTTCATCTGGGACTTCGACGAGGAGGTGCGCCGCATCGGCGACGTCGTTCCGGGCATTCCCATTTCGGCGGCGCAGTTCGAGGAGATCGTCGCGACCTGCCGCGATCTGGACCGGGCCGACCGGGCCGACCGGCTCGTCCGGTTGACGGTGCCGTAG
- a CDS encoding CocE/NonD family hydrolase: MHAGSPDRSSGWLPTLRAGRFGPWVGGDRMEKQRVVNSLGVGPVAGSLAVAVAAGLVLAAGGTAGAAPQSARSGDPGDVTCRIEQAPMRDGVELATEVYLPPGEGPFPVILQRTPYNRRSPSPGSDCDAAVGRYFAARGYALLNQDTRGRYRSGGEFDAMRQEPPDGYDAVEWAAAQPWSNGKVGMIGGSYVGLTQWQAAGETPPHLVAIAPHYSSSDYHKGWTYQGGAFDLWFAQSWTAQTLAPDTLQRRLEAAGMPLEQVVQEVEAFVAEGRENLLDDWLWQLPLKDFAGFRRNGNLAAYYDEWLARPDYDDYWALLDVEAKYPSITVPALITGGWYDIFQEGTIRNFMGMREEGGSDAARTGTQLVIRALCHACPADTTAGEIDFGPDNVLDLNAAWARWFDYWLKGIANGVADDPAVRLFVMTPPDQGTAGGGFWIEADEFPLPDAVETRFYLRSGGHANSAAGDGVLSTDGPGGEPDAYVYDPREPVPTVGGNMCCRNDLLASGAFDQRGVERRGDVLVYTTEPLEEDLTVIGPVQVELWAASSARDTDFTAKLVDVHLDGYAHNVSEGIVRGRFRNSDYLESWLTPGAVHDYTIDMGYTATVFRKGHRIRLEISSSNFPHFDRNLNTATVFGEGAEPQPATQRVLHDDLHPSQLVLQVAPDVRVP, encoded by the coding sequence ATGCATGCTGGGAGTCCTGACCGCTCGTCGGGCTGGTTGCCAACGCTGCGGGCCGGCAGGTTCGGTCCGTGGGTCGGAGGAGACAGGATGGAGAAGCAGCGAGTAGTGAATTCCCTGGGTGTAGGACCAGTTGCCGGCTCCCTGGCTGTTGCGGTGGCGGCCGGCCTTGTCCTGGCAGCGGGCGGCACGGCCGGTGCGGCGCCGCAGAGCGCCCGGAGCGGCGATCCGGGGGACGTGACCTGCCGGATCGAGCAGGCGCCGATGCGCGACGGCGTCGAGCTGGCGACCGAAGTGTACCTGCCGCCGGGCGAAGGACCGTTTCCGGTGATCCTGCAGCGGACTCCCTACAACCGCCGCTCGCCCAGTCCCGGCAGCGACTGCGACGCAGCCGTCGGCCGCTACTTCGCCGCGCGCGGCTACGCCTTGCTGAACCAGGACACGCGCGGACGCTACCGCTCGGGGGGCGAGTTCGACGCCATGCGCCAGGAGCCGCCCGACGGCTACGACGCGGTCGAATGGGCCGCGGCCCAGCCGTGGTCCAACGGCAAGGTGGGGATGATCGGCGGCTCCTACGTCGGTCTCACGCAGTGGCAGGCAGCCGGCGAGACCCCGCCGCACCTGGTGGCCATCGCGCCGCACTACAGCTCGTCCGACTACCACAAGGGCTGGACCTACCAGGGCGGCGCGTTCGACCTCTGGTTCGCGCAGAGCTGGACGGCGCAGACGCTGGCCCCGGATACCCTGCAGCGCCGGCTGGAAGCGGCCGGCATGCCGCTGGAGCAGGTGGTGCAGGAGGTCGAGGCGTTCGTGGCGGAGGGCCGCGAGAACCTGCTCGACGACTGGCTCTGGCAGTTGCCCCTGAAGGACTTCGCCGGGTTCCGTCGCAACGGCAACCTCGCCGCCTACTACGACGAGTGGCTCGCCCGGCCGGACTACGACGATTACTGGGCGTTGCTGGACGTCGAGGCGAAGTACCCGAGTATCACGGTGCCCGCGCTCATCACCGGCGGCTGGTACGACATCTTTCAGGAGGGCACGATCCGCAACTTCATGGGGATGCGGGAGGAGGGCGGATCCGACGCCGCGCGCACCGGCACGCAACTCGTCATTCGGGCGCTCTGTCACGCCTGTCCGGCTGACACCACGGCGGGCGAGATCGACTTCGGCCCCGACAACGTCCTGGACCTGAACGCAGCCTGGGCGCGCTGGTTCGACTATTGGCTGAAGGGCATCGCCAACGGCGTCGCCGACGATCCGGCGGTGCGGCTGTTCGTGATGACCCCGCCGGACCAGGGGACGGCGGGCGGCGGCTTCTGGATCGAGGCGGACGAGTTCCCGCTGCCAGACGCGGTCGAGACGCGTTTCTACCTGCGGAGCGGCGGCCACGCTAACTCGGCGGCCGGTGACGGCGTGCTCAGCACCGACGGTCCGGGTGGGGAGCCGGACGCCTACGTCTACGACCCGCGCGAGCCGGTGCCCACCGTGGGCGGCAACATGTGCTGCCGCAACGACCTGCTGGCCTCCGGCGCGTTCGACCAGCGTGGGGTGGAGCGGCGCGGCGACGTGCTCGTCTACACCACCGAGCCGCTGGAGGAGGATCTGACGGTGATCGGCCCGGTGCAGGTGGAGCTGTGGGCGGCCTCGTCGGCCCGCGACACCGACTTCACCGCCAAGCTCGTGGACGTGCACCTCGACGGTTACGCGCACAACGTCTCCGAGGGCATCGTCCGCGGCCGGTTCCGCAACTCCGACTACCTGGAGTCGTGGCTCACGCCGGGCGCCGTGCACGACTACACGATAGACATGGGCTATACGGCCACCGTGTTCCGCAAGGGGCACCGGATCCGGCTGGAGATCAGCTCGTCGAACTTCCCGCACTTCGATCGCAACCTGAACACCGCGACCGTCTTCGGGGAGGGCGCCGAGCCGCAGCCTGCCACGCAGCGGGTGCTGCACGACGATCTGCACCCGTCGCAACTCGTGTTGCAGGTGGCGCCGGATGTCCGCGTGCCGTAG
- a CDS encoding VWA domain-containing protein, whose protein sequence is MSACRRRTVLLAALWFLAGGESAAQPQPIVERVDVARVIIDVRVVDDDGRPIRGLEPDDFEVRIDDEPVRVESAFWVGDDPGNDASDGALARENLRSTEIAGFLEPADRGQLIVFVVQKSLVHSRALGLLRVMMFSDRLLAGITPADRVAVVSFDSHLKIWVDFTDDLDRVETVLAEEIMFGRPPVLEPDGEPSLLARLSQDEGRRTWEIQEAMQLLGEALEPLPGAKSVVLIGYGFGDLRVVLGMVGSRLDDRYDEARAALEAARASVFTLDVTQADYHTFEHGLQMVAEDTGGFFVRTYQRPPRRALERVANAIAGRYVLFTERPDVEPGEYPIEVDVADVDGTVLARSTYVAR, encoded by the coding sequence ATGTCCGCGTGCCGTAGGCGCACCGTGCTGCTCGCCGCGCTCTGGTTCCTCGCGGGAGGCGAGAGCGCGGCGCAGCCGCAACCGATTGTCGAGCGTGTCGATGTCGCCCGCGTGATCATCGACGTGCGCGTCGTCGACGACGACGGCCGGCCGATCCGGGGGCTGGAACCGGACGATTTCGAGGTACGGATCGACGACGAGCCGGTCCGCGTCGAATCGGCGTTCTGGGTCGGAGATGATCCGGGGAACGACGCGAGCGACGGCGCGCTGGCGAGGGAGAACCTCCGTTCAACGGAGATCGCCGGCTTTCTCGAACCGGCGGACCGCGGCCAGTTGATCGTCTTCGTCGTGCAGAAGAGCTTGGTGCACAGCCGGGCGCTGGGACTCCTGCGCGTCATGATGTTCAGCGATCGGCTGCTGGCGGGGATCACGCCCGCGGATCGGGTTGCCGTCGTGTCGTTCGACTCCCACCTGAAGATCTGGGTCGACTTCACCGACGATCTCGACCGCGTCGAGACGGTGCTGGCCGAAGAAATCATGTTCGGCCGGCCGCCCGTCCTGGAGCCGGATGGCGAGCCGTCGCTGCTGGCGAGGCTCAGCCAGGACGAGGGGCGGCGGACCTGGGAGATCCAGGAAGCCATGCAACTGTTGGGCGAAGCCCTCGAGCCGCTGCCCGGCGCCAAGTCGGTCGTCCTGATCGGCTACGGCTTCGGGGACCTCCGGGTCGTGCTGGGGATGGTGGGGTCGAGGCTCGACGACCGCTACGACGAGGCGCGGGCGGCGCTGGAGGCGGCACGCGCCTCGGTCTTCACGCTCGACGTCACGCAGGCCGACTATCACACCTTCGAGCACGGGCTGCAGATGGTGGCGGAAGACACGGGCGGGTTCTTCGTACGCACCTACCAGAGACCGCCGCGGCGCGCGCTCGAGCGGGTAGCCAACGCCATCGCCGGCCGCTACGTGCTGTTCACGGAACGGCCGGACGTCGAGCCGGGCGAGTACCCCATCGAGGTCGATGTGGCCGACGTCGATGGGACGGTACTGGCCCGCAGCACCTACGTCGCGCGGTAG
- a CDS encoding ABC transporter substrate-binding protein: MGCCEATNPNLLGAVTRSGRKSEPAGEHWPAPGAAWDRRTTLKSLAGAAGVIAVSGCARELDDGMTGVRLAFCGQLLCVVPYEVSRVRGHFAEQGLAVELVYTRGGNAAMQALVGGAVDYAGTSFDVALQASANGAPIRRVASTGRLPLFALATAPAQAGVIDSVAALEGRTVGISALGNADHALLLYLLDQAGADVNAVQFAAIGTNVFDALRIGQVAAAMLQEPALSLIVEAGGRELVNFMEIDEARRHLGGPYAFMGVSVRAAERDGRRPEIRRLAAGLAAGLVDTRTLPPAEVVAALPEALVAGGDIDRLERVIERYRQSLYPERVDVDIEAAARVMRAQEVAGLLEPGQVDLDTLLDAGALAG; encoded by the coding sequence ATGGGCTGCTGCGAGGCGACCAATCCGAACCTGCTGGGGGCGGTTACCCGGTCGGGACGGAAGTCGGAGCCCGCGGGGGAGCACTGGCCCGCGCCGGGCGCCGCCTGGGACCGCCGCACCACGCTCAAGAGCCTGGCGGGCGCCGCCGGCGTCATCGCCGTCAGCGGCTGCGCCCGGGAGCTCGACGACGGGATGACCGGCGTCCGCCTCGCCTTCTGCGGCCAGCTTCTGTGCGTCGTCCCGTATGAAGTCTCGCGAGTGCGGGGGCACTTCGCCGAGCAGGGGCTGGCCGTCGAGTTGGTCTACACCCGCGGCGGCAACGCGGCGATGCAGGCGCTGGTGGGCGGCGCGGTCGATTATGCGGGCACCTCGTTCGACGTCGCGCTGCAGGCGTCCGCCAACGGGGCGCCGATCCGCCGCGTGGCGTCCACCGGGCGGTTGCCGCTGTTCGCGCTGGCAACGGCTCCGGCGCAGGCGGGCGTCATCGACTCGGTGGCGGCGCTCGAAGGCCGGACGGTCGGGATTTCCGCCCTGGGGAACGCCGATCACGCCCTGCTGCTGTATCTGCTGGATCAGGCCGGCGCCGATGTAAACGCCGTGCAGTTCGCGGCCATCGGCACGAACGTGTTCGACGCCCTGCGAATCGGTCAGGTCGCCGCCGCAATGCTGCAGGAGCCGGCGTTGTCGCTGATCGTCGAGGCGGGCGGGCGCGAGCTGGTCAACTTCATGGAAATAGACGAGGCGCGGCGTCATCTCGGCGGTCCCTATGCGTTCATGGGGGTCTCGGTGCGGGCGGCCGAGCGCGACGGACGTCGGCCCGAGATACGCAGGCTGGCCGCCGGCCTCGCCGCGGGCCTGGTCGATACGCGGACCCTGCCGCCGGCCGAAGTTGTCGCCGCGCTGCCGGAGGCGCTCGTCGCGGGCGGGGACATCGACCGCCTCGAGAGAGTCATCGAGCGCTACCGCCAGTCGCTGTACCCCGAGCGCGTCGACGTGGACATCGAGGCGGCTGCGCGGGTGATGCGCGCCCAGGAGGTCGCGGGCCTGCTCGAGCCGGGACAGGTGGATCTGGATACCCTGCTCGACGCCGGCGCGCTCGCCGGATAG
- a CDS encoding ABC transporter ATP-binding protein: MLRVKGLAVGFGGEPVLDGIDLDVAAGEFATLIGPSGSGKTSILRVVTGLLEPSRGTVDLDVGVRDVGFLFQDDALLPWRTARQNVALGLRIREVAPDAADEQAEHWLQVLGLAGYGDRYPGQLSGGQRKRVAIAQVLALRPRLLLMDEPFAALDAIVRTRITQELLEWVERERLTVLLVTHDLEEAISASDVVHVLGQGPRAAIRATHRVGIPRPRRVLEARGHPAFGPLLRRLWDELAAERSQARSKEAVTP; this comes from the coding sequence ATGCTGCGGGTCAAGGGGCTGGCGGTCGGTTTCGGCGGCGAGCCGGTGCTCGACGGCATCGACCTCGACGTGGCGGCGGGGGAGTTCGCCACCCTCATCGGTCCCTCCGGCTCCGGCAAGACGAGCATCCTGCGGGTCGTGACCGGTCTGCTGGAGCCGTCGCGCGGCACCGTCGATCTCGACGTCGGGGTGCGCGACGTCGGCTTCCTGTTCCAGGACGACGCGCTGCTGCCGTGGCGCACGGCACGGCAGAACGTGGCGCTGGGGCTGCGCATCCGGGAGGTCGCGCCGGACGCGGCCGACGAGCAGGCCGAGCACTGGCTGCAAGTGCTGGGGCTGGCCGGCTACGGCGACCGCTATCCGGGACAGCTCTCCGGCGGCCAGCGCAAGCGGGTGGCCATCGCCCAGGTGCTGGCGCTGCGGCCCCGGCTGCTGCTGATGGACGAGCCGTTCGCGGCTCTGGACGCCATCGTCCGGACGCGCATCACGCAAGAGCTCCTGGAGTGGGTCGAACGCGAGCGGCTCACCGTGCTGCTCGTGACCCACGACCTCGAAGAGGCGATCAGCGCTTCCGACGTCGTGCACGTGCTGGGGCAGGGGCCGCGCGCCGCGATCCGCGCCACTCACCGCGTCGGGATTCCGCGGCCGCGGCGCGTGCTCGAAGCGCGGGGGCACCCGGCCTTCGGTCCACTCCTGCGGCGGCTGTGGGACGAGCTGGCCGCGGAACGGTCGCAGGCACGGTCCAAGGAGGCGGTCACCCCATGA